In one window of Cydia fagiglandana chromosome 10, ilCydFagi1.1, whole genome shotgun sequence DNA:
- the LOC134668363 gene encoding sucrose-6-phosphate hydrolase-like, whose translation MNDPNGFCVFNNEIHLFYQHNPHSGVDCGVAQWGHAKSKDFFHWEHQPIAMRTDKPYDTCGVFSGSALVEDNTIYVFYTGNVKYPGKTPDHQNRQALAWSTDGVTFTKYANNPIITGYIDTPDIRDPKVWEHQGTYYMVLGSSLNDYYNPTSKNIGSIVLYSSNDKFSWNYVSVLAQSNGTFGFMWECPDLFELDGKYVLLFSPQGVEPSGDRYQNLFQTGYLIGDFDYSTLKFTPTSEFVELDHGHDFYATQTTLDNFGRRIVVGWFDMWDRNYPEANDGFTGIMTIPRELRLLNGKLVQIPIAEVSSIRGRQVSTINGYYVLSDKAGEVNVLADGYRNFQLCIESENVKVTISYDAANGKVTLDRGGSDSIRRTDWRPAGRGQLKWRIFVDASSIELFCGEGEVTFSSRFFPEGAVVIYQRGAAVVTVNEILRTMPRPLETVTSDASAESKSLLHEYRDILPQDSGLVKTEVSAGVSTFI comes from the coding sequence ATGAACGATCCCAACGGATTCTGCGTCTTCAACAACGAGATCCATCTGTTCTATCAGCACAATCCGCACAGCGGCGTCGATTGCGGCGTTGCGCAGTGGGGACATGCGAAAAGTAAAGACTTCTTCCATTGGGAACATCAACCGATCGCTATGCGCACTGATAAGCCGTACGACACATGCGGCGTGTTTTCTGGAAGCGCTCTAGTCGAAGATAACACCATATACGTGTTCTACACTGGAAATGTAAAATACCCAGGAAAGACACCCGATCACCAGAACCGTCAAGCCCTAGCCTGGAGTACGGACGGCGTCACCTTTACTAAATATGCGAACAACCCCATCATCACTGGTTATATAGACACGCCGGATATACGAGACCCTAAAGTTTGGGAACACCAAGGTACATATTACATGGTATTGGGTAGCTCTCTGAATGATTATTATAATCCGACTAGTAAAAACATTGGCAGCATCGTTCTTTACTCTTCAAACGATAAGTTTTCATGGAACTACGTTTCTGTTCTGGCGCAATCGAACGGCACTTTCGGATTCATGTGGGAATGCCCCGACCTCTTTGAACTAGATGGCAAATACGTGCTTCTGTTTTCGCCTCAAGGTGTTGAGCCTTCGGGGGACAGATATCAAAACTTATTCCAAACGGGTTACCTAATTGGCGACTTTGACTATTCCACTCTTAAGTTTACTCCGACGTCGGAGTTTGTGGAGCTCGACCACGGACACGACTTTTATGCTACTCAGACCACTTTAGATAATTTTGGACGCCGTATCGTGGTAGGTTGGTTTGATATGTGGGACCGAAATTACCCTGAAGCCAATGATGGTTTCACTGGTATTATGACTATACCTAGAGAGCTCAGACTATTAAACGGCAAGCTTGTACAGATACCCATAGCAGAAGTTTCTAGCATCAGGGGAAGACAAGTTTCGACGATAAATGGATATTATGTTCTGAGTGACAAAGCCGGAGAAGTCAATGTTCTTGCCGATGGTTATCGAAACTTTCAACTGTGCATTGAATCGGAAAATGTCAAAGTGACGATATCTTACGATGCAGCGAACGGCAAGGTGACGCTGGACCGCGGAGGCTCCGACAGTATTCGTCGCACGGATTGGAGACCTGCAGGGCGCGGGCAGCTGAAATGGAGAATCTTTGTGGACGCGAGCTCTATTGAGCTGTTCTGCGGAGAGGGCGAGGTGACTTTCTCGAGCCGATTCTTCCCTGAGGGTGCCGTGGTCATTTATCAACGTGGAGCAGCGGTAGTGACCGTAAACGAGATACTACGCACTATGCCTCGACCGTTAGAAACAGTAACTTCCGATGCTAGTGCAGAAAGTaagtcattacttcacgagtaccgagatatcttgccacaaGACTCGGGACTAGTGAAGACTGAAGTTTCCGCAGGTGTATCGACGTTTATTTAA